The following are from one region of the Methanospirillum hungatei genome:
- a CDS encoding RNase P subunit p30 family protein translates to MHLFDGCVFPYPLGTVSISRYARELHDLGYTGCIVSGQCPPFGSYDIPVWTARYLTDIPARLLTREAGKPAREDEVVYIQAGDASFNRTVLTTPGVHVLMDVHNTPKDGFDRYCAQLAAEREVGIGLCTQPLIELQGGGRQKVIRKYEEIFTLQNRYEFPLVLSSHATDITHLKSPREIIRLFSLICDDENLLKSSLGTIHQIKNRSGPVVEV, encoded by the coding sequence ATGCACCTCTTTGACGGTTGCGTTTTTCCTTATCCTCTTGGAACTGTGAGTATCTCCCGGTATGCGAGAGAACTGCATGACCTGGGTTATACCGGGTGTATTGTGAGTGGACAATGCCCTCCTTTTGGATCGTATGACATTCCAGTCTGGACTGCCAGATATCTTACCGATATCCCTGCACGCCTGCTTACCAGAGAGGCAGGAAAACCAGCCAGAGAAGATGAAGTGGTGTATATTCAGGCAGGAGATGCAAGTTTTAACCGAACAGTTCTTACTACTCCGGGAGTGCATGTCCTGATGGATGTCCATAATACACCAAAAGATGGATTTGATCGGTATTGTGCACAACTCGCAGCAGAAAGAGAGGTTGGAATTGGACTTTGTACACAGCCCCTGATAGAACTGCAGGGCGGAGGAAGACAAAAGGTCATCCGCAAGTATGAGGAAATTTTCACATTACAAAACCGGTATGAATTCCCCCTTGTCCTCTCCAGCCATGCAACGGATATTACACATCTGAAAAGCCCGCGTGAAATAATCAGGCTTTTTTCTCTGATCTGCGATGATGAGAATCTGTTGAAATCATCATTAGGAACCATTCATCAGATAAAAAACCGGAGCGGACCGGTTGTAGAGGTGTGA
- a CDS encoding 50S ribosomal protein L15e, translating into MTKSMYAYVRDAWKVPDETGVKALLWERMQVWRREGSVVRVRRPTRIDRARALGYKAKQGVVVVRVKVRRGGRRTGRYVRGRRTARMGVNRKTMGKSIQRIAEERACRKYPNMEVLNSYWVGEDGRQKWYEVILLDPHHPSIVNDDTLGWISKPGHRGRSERGLTSAGVKGRGMRRRGIGTEKCRPSVRANANRAK; encoded by the coding sequence ATGACAAAATCGATGTATGCATATGTCAGGGATGCATGGAAAGTCCCTGATGAGACCGGAGTCAAGGCCCTCCTTTGGGAGCGGATGCAGGTATGGCGCCGGGAAGGAAGTGTAGTCCGTGTCCGCAGACCAACTCGTATCGACCGTGCACGCGCCCTCGGATATAAGGCAAAACAGGGTGTCGTAGTAGTCCGTGTCAAAGTACGACGTGGTGGACGCCGGACTGGCAGATACGTTCGTGGGCGTCGGACCGCCCGGATGGGTGTGAACCGCAAGACCATGGGTAAGAGTATCCAGCGGATTGCAGAGGAGCGCGCCTGTAGGAAATATCCAAACATGGAAGTTCTCAACTCATACTGGGTTGGTGAAGACGGACGCCAGAAATGGTATGAAGTCATTCTGCTCGATCCACATCACCCATCTATCGTGAACGATGACACTCTTGGTTGGATCTCCAAACCAGGTCACCGAGGCCGAAGTGAGCGTGGATTGACAAGTGCTGGTGTTAAGGGCCGTGGCATGCGCAGACGTGGGATAGGTACCGAAAAGTGTCGTCCATCTGTCCGGGCTAATGCTAACCGGGCTAAATAA
- the moaC gene encoding cyclic pyranopterin monophosphate synthase MoaC, with protein MPVFTHLDDDRARMVDVSSKGEVYRKAIATGTINLRPDTLAAIRDGTVVKGNVLATARVAATLAIKDTPRIIPMCHAIPVHGIDITFDYTESGISAIVTVISAGKTGVEMEALVGVSTALLTIWDMVKSAEKDEKGQYPVTGITDIRVLEKVKHEL; from the coding sequence ATGCCAGTCTTTACACATCTTGATGACGACCGTGCCAGAATGGTGGATGTTTCCTCAAAAGGAGAGGTATATAGAAAAGCAATTGCAACCGGAACAATTAATCTCCGGCCGGACACTCTGGCTGCGATACGAGATGGGACGGTTGTCAAAGGAAATGTGCTGGCTACCGCACGGGTTGCTGCAACGCTGGCTATTAAAGATACTCCCCGGATCATACCCATGTGTCATGCTATACCTGTTCACGGCATAGATATCACGTTTGATTATACAGAATCCGGAATTTCAGCTATTGTTACTGTGATATCAGCAGGGAAAACCGGTGTTGAAATGGAAGCACTTGTCGGGGTCAGCACTGCCCTGCTTACCATTTGGGACATGGTAAAATCTGCAGAAAAGGATGAAAAAGGCCAGTACCCGGTGACCGGTATCACTGATATCAGAGTTTTGGAAAAAGTCAAGCATGAATTATAA
- a CDS encoding NAD(P)H-hydrate dehydratase → MGHIYYCAEGDSMTIHMQHQPFPDDLTRYSEFACLDLIIPEEMRRIDHNAQSLGISGLELMESAGTALSLVAQEYHAGIVLILCGSGNNGGDGLVAARHLSREAEVTVLWYDSGNQTRSTRCQLERLNHCNVRSIRFRCREDLLHHLDIFSKADLIVDALLGTGGTGTVREPLKTCIDLTNQSQAPVLCADLPSTGIIPDRICAFHRPKVKDSEVYDIGIPILAEIGTGSGDLLLMQGRKQNVHKGVGGEILVIGGGPYQGAPWLSGLAALRAGADIVRIVTPHYLPEPDLIHIPTSGDTITQIDLDTIIPLCDRSNVVLCGPGLGPDAHEVILTCSEHVKKGVFDADSLRTPLPHAHESLYTPHAGEFTRITGRDPGLTPYDRAHAVRNSDIPGTVLLKGPVDVISDTKRIRFNQTGTPAMTTGGTGDVLAGVCAALMVHLSAFDAACIGAYATGCAGEMITNTHGYGMTARDLITAIPQVLFRRTLEGE, encoded by the coding sequence ATGGGACACATATATTATTGTGCAGAAGGAGATTCGATGACGATCCATATGCAACATCAGCCATTTCCTGACGATTTGACCCGATATTCAGAATTTGCCTGCCTGGATCTCATAATCCCAGAAGAGATGCGACGAATTGACCACAACGCGCAATCTCTTGGCATCTCGGGGCTTGAACTTATGGAATCAGCCGGGACCGCTCTCTCCCTGGTTGCACAGGAGTATCATGCCGGAATAGTTCTGATCCTTTGTGGAAGTGGAAATAATGGAGGAGATGGCCTAGTTGCAGCCCGTCACCTGAGCAGGGAAGCAGAAGTGACCGTCCTCTGGTATGACTCCGGGAACCAGACCAGATCGACCAGGTGTCAGCTTGAGCGATTAAACCATTGTAATGTCCGAAGCATCAGGTTTCGGTGCAGAGAAGATCTACTCCATCATCTCGATATATTTTCTAAGGCTGATCTGATCGTTGATGCATTACTAGGAACCGGAGGGACCGGTACTGTCAGAGAACCTCTGAAAACATGTATTGATCTTACAAATCAGTCACAGGCTCCAGTTCTCTGTGCAGATCTGCCCTCCACGGGAATAATACCAGACCGGATTTGTGCATTTCATCGTCCGAAAGTAAAGGATTCAGAGGTGTATGATATCGGAATCCCCATTCTTGCAGAAATTGGAACGGGATCCGGAGATCTTCTGCTTATGCAGGGACGGAAACAGAATGTTCACAAAGGGGTTGGAGGTGAGATACTCGTCATCGGGGGTGGCCCCTACCAGGGAGCACCATGGCTTTCTGGTCTAGCTGCACTCCGGGCAGGTGCCGATATCGTCAGAATCGTAACCCCTCATTATCTGCCAGAACCAGATCTCATCCATATTCCCACTTCTGGAGACACAATTACACAGATCGATCTTGACACCATTATCCCCCTGTGCGACCGTTCCAATGTTGTGCTCTGTGGTCCGGGACTTGGTCCAGACGCTCACGAGGTGATTCTCACATGTTCTGAACATGTGAAAAAAGGAGTATTTGATGCTGATAGCCTCCGAACACCACTCCCGCATGCACATGAATCACTCTATACTCCCCACGCGGGAGAATTCACCCGGATAACCGGAAGAGATCCGGGATTGACTCCTTATGATCGGGCTCATGCAGTCAGAAATTCAGACATACCCGGAACAGTCCTTCTCAAGGGGCCGGTTGACGTTATCAGTGATACAAAACGGATTCGATTTAACCAGACCGGAACTCCGGCCATGACTACAGGAGGAACCGGGGATGTCCTCGCAGGAGTCTGTGCTGCTCTTATGGTACATCTTTCCGCCTTTGATGCAGCATGTATTGGAGCATATGCAACCGGGTGCGCTGGTGAGATGATAACAAACACCCATGGATATGGGATGACCGCACGTGATCTCATTACGGCAATACCTCAAGTATTGTTCAGGAGAACCCTTGAGGGAGAATAA
- a CDS encoding DHH family phosphoesterase: MSLEEDIRAAADAIRSCEEVTIISHIDADGISSEAILAQALSREGIHVSTTFVRQLDPLTLDQIPNNSSLKIFSDLGSGQQQMLIEKGLDPSKTIIIDHHVSQPAEGGDPFIEVNCLNHGHEKMSAAGVSYLLARELDPIYRDLAKLAIIGNIGDMMDREHLCLIGPAREILHDGIHHGTVELWERDLNIYGISTRPLPQSLAYSDDMEIPGVSRDPDGAGKFLERIGIKPLQPNRWPVWEELSFDQKQQVCSAVIEQMMAHGKDTSRLFADHYIFPDEDRHQASLRNASEFATMLNSCGRWQRPELGGSICRGDRVVAYREAEHMLRNHRSKIREVMLYITETGVTELSHMLYLHVGGRFPDTIVGIGAGMALSRLNPEKPILIMCEDSLDPSMTKISMRTRPEVVSKGVDLQQALTLACEGREGCSGGGHRIAAGAFIPRELERAFIEDVNRILAQQYA; the protein is encoded by the coding sequence ATGAGTTTAGAGGAGGATATCAGGGCAGCTGCAGATGCAATCCGCTCTTGTGAGGAGGTTACCATCATCTCACATATTGATGCGGATGGTATCAGCAGTGAGGCCATTCTGGCCCAGGCTCTCAGTCGTGAGGGAATCCATGTATCCACGACATTTGTCCGTCAGCTTGATCCCCTGACTCTTGATCAGATCCCAAATAACTCCTCACTGAAGATATTTTCCGACCTTGGTTCTGGTCAACAGCAGATGCTCATCGAAAAAGGGCTGGATCCTTCAAAGACAATTATAATCGATCACCATGTCAGCCAACCGGCAGAAGGAGGCGATCCATTTATTGAAGTGAATTGTCTCAATCATGGTCATGAGAAGATGAGTGCAGCCGGGGTATCATATCTGCTGGCCAGGGAATTGGATCCAATATACCGTGACCTTGCAAAGCTGGCAATTATTGGGAATATTGGTGATATGATGGACAGGGAACATCTGTGTCTTATCGGTCCGGCTCGGGAAATATTACATGATGGTATCCATCATGGAACTGTTGAACTGTGGGAACGTGATCTCAACATTTATGGTATTTCCACACGGCCTCTCCCCCAGTCCTTAGCATATTCTGATGATATGGAAATACCTGGCGTGAGCAGGGATCCGGATGGTGCAGGAAAATTCCTGGAACGAATTGGGATTAAACCCCTGCAGCCAAACAGATGGCCGGTCTGGGAAGAACTCTCATTTGATCAGAAACAACAGGTCTGTTCAGCAGTTATTGAGCAGATGATGGCACATGGGAAAGATACCAGCCGCCTGTTTGCTGATCATTATATCTTTCCGGATGAGGATCGTCATCAGGCATCACTTCGGAATGCATCAGAGTTTGCGACCATGCTCAACTCCTGTGGGAGATGGCAGCGGCCAGAGCTCGGTGGTTCGATCTGTCGTGGAGACCGGGTGGTAGCATACCGGGAAGCTGAACATATGCTCCGGAACCACCGAAGTAAAATCAGGGAGGTTATGCTTTATATCACCGAGACGGGTGTTACTGAGCTATCTCATATGCTCTATCTTCATGTTGGCGGGAGGTTTCCTGATACGATTGTTGGAATTGGTGCAGGGATGGCATTATCAAGGCTCAATCCAGAAAAGCCAATCCTCATAATGTGTGAGGATTCTCTTGATCCTTCCATGACGAAGATCTCAATGAGGACCAGGCCTGAAGTGGTGAGTAAAGGAGTTGATCTCCAGCAGGCACTTACCCTGGCATGCGAGGGTAGGGAAGGATGTTCCGGAGGGGGTCACCGGATTGCTGCTGGAGCTTTTATCCCCCGTGAGCTTGAGCGTGCATTTATCGAAGATGTCAACCGAATATTAGCGCAGCAATATGCTTAG
- a CDS encoding PUA domain-containing protein, whose protein sequence is MLSRVRTIADLQFGRGIGGQLFPDSCRFITSRRGGVRQVLLEGKRLATLRAHDGRLTLGLAGAKRLHDALPGQTGRVEVRADVLSFIASGKNLFSRHVVRVDPGIHAGDEVVITDGEGRFVAIGEAILSGPEMMASETGMAVSVRHGIQKEE, encoded by the coding sequence ATGCTTAGTCGTGTCAGGACCATCGCTGATCTTCAGTTTGGCAGGGGAATCGGGGGACAGTTGTTCCCTGATTCCTGCAGGTTTATCACTTCCCGAAGAGGCGGAGTCCGTCAGGTTCTCCTTGAGGGCAAACGGCTCGCAACTCTCCGGGCCCATGACGGACGTCTCACACTTGGATTAGCCGGTGCGAAACGCCTGCATGATGCCCTCCCCGGACAAACCGGACGAGTGGAGGTCAGGGCTGATGTGCTCTCGTTCATTGCCTCCGGAAAGAATCTTTTCAGTCGCCACGTGGTCAGGGTGGATCCGGGAATCCATGCTGGTGATGAGGTAGTGATAACAGATGGAGAAGGTCGGTTTGTTGCTATTGGAGAAGCTATTCTCTCCGGGCCTGAGATGATGGCCTCTGAAACCGGGATGGCAGTATCGGTCAGACACGGCATACAAAAAGAGGAATAA
- a CDS encoding nascent polypeptide-associated complex protein: protein MLPGMNPRKMKQMMKQLGMDIKPIEDVQEIVITTPTGRYVFDQAEVAVMKMQGVVTWQITGEPRFEEADAVIPEEDVALVAEQANVPSEAAKAALVETKGDIAEAILRLSS from the coding sequence ATGTTACCTGGAATGAATCCCCGCAAAATGAAACAGATGATGAAACAACTCGGAATGGATATCAAACCTATCGAGGATGTGCAGGAGATTGTAATTACTACCCCGACCGGACGATATGTGTTTGACCAGGCCGAGGTAGCGGTCATGAAGATGCAGGGGGTTGTAACCTGGCAGATCACTGGAGAGCCACGGTTTGAAGAGGCGGACGCTGTGATTCCTGAGGAAGATGTTGCCCTTGTTGCAGAACAGGCAAATGTTCCTTCAGAAGCAGCAAAAGCAGCCCTTGTCGAGACGAAAGGAGATATTGCAGAAGCGATCCTTCGTCTGTCTTCATGA
- a CDS encoding rRNA adenine N-6-methyltransferase family protein, whose amino-acid sequence MISAGDRVILSGKGKTYLVRAGDGSLGTDLGMVELSLLIGKEPGDVIATRSGKELVLRLPRATDFFEQAKRSGAPMLPRDIGLVIGLTGMNKQDHVLDAGTGSGVAAVFFAGVAGKVTTCERREEFFRIAFDNIHETGLTNIDVVNQDVLEVDGIFDIVHLDLGITGEHVRHAYSLIRPGGYLVCYTPFFEQMGVVYDTASEMFSDVCAYESIMRDMDRSDRGTRPSTKVCHSGYLTVARK is encoded by the coding sequence ATGATTTCCGCTGGGGACCGGGTCATCCTGTCAGGAAAAGGGAAAACCTATCTTGTTCGAGCAGGGGATGGGAGTCTTGGAACCGATCTTGGGATGGTGGAGCTCTCCCTTCTCATCGGGAAAGAGCCCGGAGATGTGATTGCAACTCGGTCCGGAAAAGAACTTGTATTACGCCTTCCCAGGGCTACAGACTTTTTTGAACAGGCAAAACGGAGCGGAGCTCCCATGCTCCCCCGTGATATCGGGCTTGTGATAGGCCTTACGGGAATGAATAAGCAGGATCATGTTCTTGATGCGGGAACCGGGAGTGGTGTTGCTGCTGTATTTTTTGCCGGAGTGGCAGGGAAAGTAACAACCTGTGAGCGTCGTGAGGAATTCTTTCGGATAGCTTTTGATAATATTCATGAAACGGGGCTTACAAATATTGACGTGGTTAACCAGGATGTCCTGGAGGTGGATGGGATTTTTGATATTGTCCATCTTGACCTTGGTATAACCGGGGAACATGTACGTCATGCGTATTCCCTAATTCGTCCTGGTGGGTACCTGGTCTGTTATACTCCGTTCTTTGAACAGATGGGTGTGGTGTATGACACCGCTTCCGAAATGTTTTCAGATGTCTGTGCGTATGAAAGCATTATGCGGGATATGGATCGAAGTGATCGGGGAACACGGCCTTCGACGAAAGTGTGTCATAGCGGATATCTGACGGTTGCAAGAAAATAA
- a CDS encoding acylphosphatase, whose product MSDSDKKQYHICVKGKVQRVWFRDKIEDLADDLGLTGYVQNQSAKDGVIVVESEDEIITHFVSFIRNIPPPIKIKSIDVSERPYSGTFSEFTIIRGEMMEELSERFDSAIYYLNNIDIKQDKMLGKQDQMVEKQNTVIGLQIETLNEIKGVRKDFQKTFTEELIEIRGEIRELRTAMIQAGYLKKADVQ is encoded by the coding sequence ATGTCAGATTCAGATAAGAAACAATATCATATTTGTGTTAAAGGAAAAGTCCAAAGGGTTTGGTTTCGTGATAAAATTGAGGATCTTGCAGATGATCTTGGATTAACCGGGTATGTTCAAAACCAGTCCGCGAAAGATGGGGTCATTGTCGTTGAGAGCGAGGATGAAATAATCACCCATTTTGTATCGTTTATCCGGAATATTCCTCCCCCTATAAAAATAAAATCCATTGATGTTTCTGAGCGACCATATTCTGGAACGTTCTCAGAGTTTACTATCATTCGAGGAGAGATGATGGAAGAACTTTCAGAAAGGTTTGATTCTGCAATATATTACTTAAATAATATCGATATAAAGCAGGATAAGATGCTTGGTAAGCAGGATCAAATGGTCGAGAAGCAGAATACTGTTATTGGACTTCAAATAGAGACATTAAATGAGATTAAAGGGGTACGTAAAGATTTTCAGAAAACATTTACCGAAGAGTTGATTGAGATCCGTGGCGAGATCCGGGAACTACGGACAGCCATGATACAAGCCGGGTACCTGAAGAAAGCAGATGTACAATAA
- a CDS encoding oligosaccharyl transferase, archaeosortase A system-associated, whose protein sequence is MIITRKKLTVVLFCLIFSAIVGLFFRLQTLLDFSSGIIPIVMHEDPWYTVRQIEQMVHNYPSYAWFDPMLNYPDGKTIQWGPFFPFLGATLALVFGATTQGDVIRIASWVPPLLFLVMIPISFLIGKKIWNLRVGVLSAILVSVVNGEFLYRSMYSNLDHHIAETVLSFAFILGYLYILQFLKNKNHSEKSTYLYLLSLFCGVVFYMGYMNIPTIMLVALTIPIFFVVYAFLEDDASSVFKLFLANAIIFGTFILLYLLSGVPYHGLDIQGYNYGVIAASIAIILFSLFVSVLKQHFAIQSGKANPKFFIISSVLTVLIIILGYYFGIIYSFYNSFIRFFFASFSSTGIDELSPISLMRAVLSYNVAIAFSIIGFFIVVYAIIRNKNRILIYFFIWATLLSIVSISQVRYQYYEGPIVCILMAICLDQIYLKLSEQLDKKKKVTNSSLNSKNIALIFITLIVVVYYILSLSIGLYVLPTFYGKSIKSEWVDTTLWLKNNTPAPSLDYYAIYEHDLFQYPSNTHTILSWWDYGHYILTIGNRLPLATPLQDRGAHIAASFFLTTNETKANQVISPFHARYIVTNYDLSQIYNTVSLWAGQKFSYESYIHNFIRKNNDNVAQLKGLRDPFFLSMFTRMHYFDGSFMKASEGHEISYADIPSDGVNISYIVHDLDPSTLDLNPAFIKKEIISFNYTRSTVDVPALTSYRLIYESPKVVSNLTDFEIHPVKVFEHVKGHTIPGTGTVELPLVTNQGRNFTYRQQSVNNTFTLPYSTTNSPYDVHATGPYRIIETNETFEVDESQIEKYYI, encoded by the coding sequence ATGATCATTACCCGAAAGAAGCTTACTGTTGTTCTTTTCTGTCTCATTTTTTCTGCTATTGTTGGGTTATTTTTCCGATTACAAACCCTGTTGGATTTCTCTTCTGGAATTATTCCTATCGTCATGCATGAGGATCCCTGGTATACTGTCAGACAGATAGAACAGATGGTACATAATTACCCATCTTATGCATGGTTTGATCCAATGCTGAATTATCCGGATGGGAAAACCATCCAGTGGGGTCCTTTCTTTCCCTTTCTTGGGGCCACTCTTGCATTAGTTTTTGGTGCAACAACACAAGGAGATGTTATCAGGATTGCTTCCTGGGTACCTCCATTGTTGTTTTTAGTGATGATTCCGATTAGTTTTTTGATCGGTAAAAAAATCTGGAATTTACGGGTAGGGGTGCTCTCTGCAATTCTGGTGAGTGTTGTGAATGGTGAATTTTTATATCGCTCCATGTACAGTAACCTTGATCACCATATTGCAGAGACGGTTTTATCGTTTGCCTTCATTTTAGGATATTTGTACATCCTTCAGTTTCTAAAAAATAAAAATCACTCAGAAAAATCAACATATCTTTACCTCTTGAGTCTTTTCTGCGGGGTGGTTTTTTATATGGGATATATGAACATCCCGACAATAATGCTTGTAGCATTAACTATTCCGATATTTTTTGTTGTGTATGCTTTTCTTGAAGATGATGCAAGTTCGGTTTTTAAACTTTTTTTAGCGAACGCCATAATATTTGGGACATTTATTCTACTCTATCTTCTATCGGGAGTTCCCTATCATGGACTGGATATCCAAGGGTATAATTATGGAGTTATTGCTGCTTCTATTGCGATAATACTGTTTTCACTCTTTGTTAGTGTATTAAAACAACATTTCGCAATACAGTCTGGAAAAGCAAATCCAAAATTTTTTATAATCTCTAGCGTCCTTACAGTTCTGATAATAATCTTGGGGTATTATTTTGGCATTATATACTCATTTTATAATTCATTTATCCGGTTTTTCTTTGCTTCATTTAGTAGTACTGGTATTGATGAATTAAGCCCTATATCATTAATGAGGGCCGTTTTAAGTTATAATGTTGCAATAGCCTTTTCAATAATCGGGTTTTTCATTGTTGTTTATGCAATTATCAGGAATAAAAACCGGATTTTGATCTATTTTTTTATCTGGGCAACCTTACTTTCCATTGTATCAATATCACAGGTTCGGTACCAATACTACGAAGGACCGATTGTTTGCATACTCATGGCGATCTGTCTTGATCAGATATATTTAAAATTGTCAGAACAATTAGATAAGAAAAAGAAGGTTACTAATTCTAGTCTGAATTCGAAAAATATCGCACTAATTTTTATTACTCTCATAGTCGTTGTGTATTATATTCTTTCTTTATCAATTGGATTATATGTTCTCCCAACTTTTTATGGAAAATCAATAAAAAGTGAATGGGTTGACACTACTCTGTGGCTCAAAAATAACACCCCTGCGCCATCATTAGACTATTATGCTATCTATGAGCATGACTTATTTCAATATCCATCCAATACACATACTATTTTATCCTGGTGGGATTATGGGCATTATATCCTCACAATTGGAAACCGGCTCCCATTAGCGACTCCTCTACAAGATCGGGGTGCACATATAGCAGCATCATTTTTTTTAACAACGAATGAGACCAAAGCAAATCAGGTCATTTCACCATTTCATGCCAGGTATATCGTAACAAACTATGACCTCAGCCAAATCTATAACACTGTATCTCTATGGGCAGGCCAAAAATTCTCATATGAATCATATATTCATAATTTTATAAGAAAAAATAATGATAATGTGGCCCAATTGAAAGGACTTCGGGATCCATTCTTTTTGTCCATGTTTACACGAATGCATTATTTCGATGGTTCATTCATGAAAGCATCAGAAGGACATGAGATTTCATATGCAGATATTCCTTCTGATGGTGTGAATATATCATATATTGTTCATGATTTGGATCCATCAACTCTGGATCTTAATCCAGCTTTCATAAAAAAAGAAATAATTTCATTTAACTATACACGTTCGACAGTCGACGTTCCGGCTCTGACATCATACCGGTTAATTTATGAATCACCAAAAGTGGTCTCGAATCTTACAGACTTCGAGATTCATCCGGTAAAGGTTTTCGAACATGTCAAGGGACACACCATCCCCGGAACCGGAACGGTAGAACTCCCTCTTGTTACAAACCAGGGCCGAAATTTTACCTACCGGCAACAGAGTGTCAACAACACATTCACTCTTCCCTATTCAACGACGAATTCACCTTATGATGTTCATGCAACCGGACCATATCGGATTATTGAAACGAATGAGACTTTTGAGGTAGATGAGTCCCAAATAGAAAAGTACTATATATAA